A window from Acidobacteriota bacterium encodes these proteins:
- a CDS encoding GGDEF domain-containing protein, with the protein MPERLPRRSSAPEHTAPDGAVVLAVYHRGEDSIERLTALQSTGARFEFLQAGALWTVPNDVAGLLWELSLEDGSQRLVSALIDSLPAVSFSLTRHAGLADLSRVLGFRQHLVWPFQLDDVERALGLGPLLDLADRIDSASPRIINLAARPDAIAGIMRAVNLSTEPVEVAKTLVEHANEWLPLTEWQVYIVEPDGQPRLIGEAGSEGRDAVVQSLAELVVRTGQPSVRVTTYLDERANPASDQAKRVEASVVGWPLVVQGTVVGVLAGLDAGRARRLPEMSSALNDAFVRLLEPAAYALAHALRIVRAEALSVTDDLTQLFNSRYLNDLLRKETKRAMRSGWPLSLLFVDLDGFKRINDAHGHLLGSRALVEAAEVIRSSARETDIVARFGGDEFAILLPETGLEGAHSVARRLRDRIQRFNFLADRTSGSRLTASIGVATLPDVADSAEGLLQAADAAMYKVKSSGKNGIHIAGSDSGAVRVPTEEQEPR; encoded by the coding sequence ATGCCCGAGCGACTCCCGCGCAGATCCTCCGCGCCTGAGCACACTGCGCCGGACGGCGCCGTCGTGCTCGCGGTGTACCACCGCGGCGAGGACTCGATCGAGCGTCTCACCGCACTGCAATCGACGGGCGCGCGCTTCGAGTTCCTCCAGGCCGGCGCGCTCTGGACCGTTCCCAACGACGTCGCGGGCCTGCTCTGGGAGCTGTCGCTCGAGGATGGATCGCAGCGGCTCGTGTCGGCGCTCATCGACAGCCTGCCTGCGGTCTCGTTCAGCTTGACCCGCCACGCCGGGCTCGCCGATCTGTCGCGCGTGCTCGGATTCCGGCAGCATCTCGTCTGGCCGTTCCAGCTCGACGACGTCGAGCGGGCGCTCGGGCTCGGACCGCTGCTCGATCTCGCCGATCGGATCGACAGCGCGTCGCCGCGGATCATCAACCTGGCGGCGCGTCCCGACGCGATCGCCGGCATCATGCGCGCGGTCAACCTGTCGACCGAGCCGGTCGAGGTCGCCAAGACGCTCGTGGAGCACGCCAACGAGTGGCTGCCGTTGACCGAATGGCAGGTGTACATCGTCGAGCCCGACGGGCAGCCGCGCCTGATCGGCGAGGCGGGCTCGGAAGGCAGAGACGCGGTCGTGCAGTCGCTGGCCGAGCTCGTCGTGCGAACGGGACAGCCGTCGGTGCGCGTCACGACCTACCTCGATGAGCGCGCGAACCCCGCCAGCGACCAGGCCAAGCGCGTCGAGGCCTCCGTCGTGGGCTGGCCGCTGGTCGTTCAAGGGACGGTCGTCGGCGTGCTCGCGGGGCTCGATGCCGGCAGGGCGCGCCGGTTGCCGGAGATGTCGTCGGCGCTCAACGATGCCTTCGTCCGCCTGCTCGAGCCCGCCGCGTACGCGCTCGCGCACGCCCTGCGGATCGTGCGGGCCGAGGCGCTCTCGGTCACCGACGATCTGACGCAGCTCTTCAACTCGCGATACCTGAACGACCTGCTGCGGAAGGAAACGAAACGGGCGATGCGCAGCGGCTGGCCGCTCTCGCTGCTCTTCGTCGATCTCGACGGCTTCAAGCGGATCAACGACGCGCACGGGCACCTGCTCGGCAGCCGCGCGCTCGTCGAGGCCGCCGAGGTCATCCGATCGAGCGCCCGTGAGACCGACATCGTCGCCCGCTTCGGCGGCGACGAATTTGCGATACTGTTGCCGGAAACGGGCCTCGAAGGGGCGCACTCGGTGGCGCGGCGTCTTCGTGACCGTATCCAGCGCTTCAATTTCCTCGCCGATCGTACGTCGGGCAGCCGGCTGACCGCGTCCATCGGCGTGGCGACGCTTCCGGACGTCGCGGACTCGGCCGAAGGCCTCCTGCAGGCCGCCGACGCCGCGATGTACAAGGTGAAGAGCTCCGGCAAGAACGGCATCCACATCGCGGGCAGCGACTCGGGCGCCGTCCGCGTCCCCACCGAGGAACAGGAGCCTCGTTGA
- a CDS encoding peptidyl-prolyl cis-trans isomerase: MTMLDRMRRHRAWLKWSLGIVVATFVLLYIPQFLGNPVAGTNAEVIATVDGREISAGTYRIQYLQQVSQIRAQYGAEITDQLLNQLGVGPRIVQRLVNDEAMMVEAERLGITVTDGELKERLVRLPMFQENGQFVGEAAYRQMLANARPVLRPADFERDLRRSLVAEKLQAAVTGWLRVSDADVEQEFRRRNEKVKLNVAVFTADKLAAAVQPTDAELQEHFSANQERYRVPEKRRVRYLAVDAETLRGKMTVTPAEVEARYKESLQTYSTPEQVRASHILFKTDGKDEAAVRKTAEGVLAKAKAGADFAALAKQYSEDEGSKASGGDLQFFSRGAMVKEFEDAAWALKDGEISGLVKSPFGFHIIKGMGKKAATTKTLDEVRSQIEDGIKFEKARAEASRLVAEIGPQLQTPADLDRVAKERGLTVGDSGLFARDEPLAGIGFAPAVAAEAFTLDAGKVSAALSTNNGYAFITVTEVKPSSVPALSEVREKVLADVARAKAVELARQRAAALTSAKTNFQSAAKAAGAAVSTTDAIARGAVLPVVGVSDAVDRAAFALKPGEVSQPIATDEAVVVVQLVDRQDVSPTVLEAERESIRGELADQRGGAFFEAYMAKAKARMNIQYNDAALRALTGNS; this comes from the coding sequence ATGACGATGCTCGACCGGATGCGGCGCCACAGAGCCTGGCTCAAGTGGAGCCTCGGCATAGTCGTGGCGACCTTCGTCCTGCTCTACATCCCGCAGTTCCTCGGCAACCCGGTCGCCGGCACCAATGCCGAGGTGATCGCGACCGTCGACGGCCGGGAGATCTCCGCCGGCACGTACCGGATTCAGTACCTCCAGCAGGTCTCTCAGATCCGCGCGCAATACGGCGCGGAGATCACCGATCAGCTCCTCAACCAGCTCGGCGTCGGCCCGCGCATCGTGCAGCGGCTCGTCAACGACGAAGCCATGATGGTCGAAGCGGAGCGCCTCGGCATCACGGTGACGGACGGCGAGCTGAAGGAACGGCTCGTGCGGCTCCCGATGTTCCAGGAGAACGGACAGTTCGTCGGCGAGGCGGCCTATCGGCAGATGCTCGCCAACGCGCGCCCGGTGCTGCGCCCCGCGGACTTCGAGCGCGACCTGCGTCGATCGCTCGTCGCCGAGAAGTTGCAGGCGGCCGTCACCGGCTGGCTGCGCGTCTCCGACGCTGACGTGGAGCAGGAGTTCCGCCGCCGCAACGAGAAGGTGAAGCTCAACGTCGCGGTCTTCACCGCCGACAAGCTCGCCGCCGCGGTCCAGCCGACCGACGCCGAGCTCCAGGAGCACTTCTCCGCCAACCAGGAACGCTACCGCGTGCCCGAGAAGCGCCGCGTCCGGTACCTCGCCGTGGACGCCGAGACCTTGCGCGGCAAGATGACCGTCACGCCCGCCGAAGTCGAGGCGCGCTACAAGGAAAGCCTCCAGACCTACTCGACGCCGGAACAGGTCCGCGCGAGCCACATCCTCTTCAAGACGGACGGCAAGGACGAGGCGGCCGTGCGCAAGACCGCCGAAGGCGTGCTGGCCAAGGCCAAAGCGGGCGCCGACTTCGCCGCGCTGGCCAAGCAGTACTCCGAGGACGAGGGGTCGAAAGCGTCGGGCGGCGATCTCCAGTTCTTCAGCCGGGGCGCGATGGTCAAGGAGTTCGAGGACGCGGCCTGGGCGCTGAAGGATGGCGAGATCAGCGGCCTGGTGAAGTCGCCGTTCGGCTTCCACATCATCAAGGGCATGGGCAAGAAGGCCGCGACGACCAAGACGCTCGACGAAGTGCGCAGCCAGATCGAGGACGGGATCAAGTTCGAGAAGGCCCGCGCCGAGGCGAGCCGGCTCGTCGCCGAGATCGGGCCGCAGCTCCAGACGCCCGCCGATCTCGATCGCGTGGCCAAGGAGCGCGGGTTGACCGTCGGCGATTCCGGGCTCTTCGCCCGCGACGAACCGCTCGCCGGCATCGGCTTCGCGCCAGCGGTGGCGGCTGAAGCGTTCACTCTCGACGCCGGCAAAGTGAGCGCCGCGCTGAGCACGAACAACGGCTACGCTTTCATCACCGTCACGGAAGTGAAACCGTCCTCCGTGCCGGCATTGAGCGAGGTGCGCGAGAAAGTGCTGGCCGACGTGGCCCGGGCCAAGGCGGTCGAGCTCGCCAGACAGCGCGCGGCGGCGCTGACCTCGGCGAAGACGAACTTCCAGTCGGCCGCCAAGGCCGCGGGAGCGGCGGTGAGCACGACGGACGCGATCGCACGGGGCGCGGTGCTGCCGGTCGTCGGCGTCAGCGACGCCGTCGACCGCGCGGCCTTCGCGCTGAAGCCCGGCGAGGTGAGCCAGCCGATCGCGACCGACGAGGCCGTCGTCGTCGTCCAACTCGTCGACCGGCAGGACGTCTCGCCCACCGTGCTCGAGGCCGAACGCGAATCGATCCGCGGCGAGCTGGCCGACCAGCGCGGCGGCGCCTTCTTCGAGGCCTACATGGCGAAGGCGAAAGCGCGGATGAACATCCAGTACAACGATGCCGCGCTGCGCGCGCTGACCGGTAACAGTTGA
- a CDS encoding DUF922 domain-containing protein, whose amino-acid sequence MIRQALVAAGLLVLTAGHAIGTAAAPAERLAGQAPPQPVASPDRAWSAARPLTWAEFRGTAPAGGMEGARTVYLLRYESRCHGKTFTFDVKAVFVPDESWVKADVLASPRESVRVLQHEQTHFDLTEVHARRMRKYFAGLYDACGLSDAQVDAAVDRFVKEEAAAQQRYDDETGYGLVPARQRVWTERVAEMLTSLEAFTRP is encoded by the coding sequence GTGATCAGGCAAGCCCTCGTGGCGGCGGGTCTTCTGGTGCTGACCGCGGGGCACGCGATCGGCACCGCGGCCGCACCGGCCGAGCGTCTGGCCGGCCAGGCCCCGCCGCAGCCCGTCGCCTCGCCGGATCGGGCGTGGTCGGCGGCACGGCCGCTGACTTGGGCGGAGTTCCGTGGCACCGCGCCGGCCGGCGGCATGGAAGGCGCCCGGACGGTCTATCTGCTCCGGTACGAATCGCGCTGCCACGGGAAGACCTTCACGTTCGACGTCAAGGCGGTGTTCGTCCCCGACGAGTCGTGGGTGAAGGCCGATGTGCTCGCGAGCCCGCGCGAGAGCGTCCGCGTGCTCCAGCACGAGCAGACGCACTTCGATCTCACGGAGGTCCATGCGCGGCGGATGCGGAAGTACTTCGCCGGGCTCTACGATGCCTGCGGCCTGAGCGACGCGCAGGTGGATGCGGCGGTCGACCGCTTCGTCAAGGAAGAAGCCGCCGCGCAGCAGCGTTACGACGACGAGACCGGATACGGCCTGGTGCCCGCCCGCCAGCGCGTCTGGACCGAACGCGTCGCCGAGATGCTCACCTCGCTCGAGGCGTTCACCAGGCCGTGA
- the sppA gene encoding signal peptide peptidase SppA, with translation MLLVLAFITIAVLVSGGGLLVLAALSTPQVSVPERATLSLRLDAPFSEIDPPDVLSQIIPRSSTLRATLDVIRKAKADARVRTLVIRPSASGALWAQLQEVRAAIEDFKTSKKPVTAFLESAGAAEYYLASAADRIVLMPAGQLDVTGLASYELFFRQALDKIGVYPDLLHVGEYKTASNTFTERGFTPAHREMSQSLNRDWYEQIVRAVAQGRTLSEAEARSALERGPYMGEGAVKARLVDELGYEDQLDDRGPMLGTQSIDGEQYGKGAPAGERREVGGRIALLYAIGTIASGKSSFDAPSGAVIGSDTFNQWLRKVRVDPGIRAVIIRIDSPGGSAIASEVIWREIMLTRDVKPVIVSMGDVAASGGYYMAAAADAIVADPGTLTGSIGVLTGKFVLRGTLDKIGIGVDAVSDGTFAQMNSPFRPFSPEERRRVEDQLQATYELFLKRVADGRRQATTKIDAVAQGRVWTGRQAREIGLVDELGGLADAVRLAKQRAKLDAAKDVDLVIYPPRRTLYDLISNPFGVSGGASAAVDALFRRPDVRMIQSATSMLNLFRRGEPLAILPNVFVH, from the coding sequence GTGTTGCTCGTTCTCGCCTTCATCACGATCGCGGTCCTCGTCTCGGGCGGCGGCCTGCTCGTGCTCGCGGCGCTGTCGACGCCGCAAGTGTCGGTGCCCGAGCGGGCGACGTTGTCGCTGCGCCTCGACGCGCCGTTCAGCGAAATCGATCCGCCCGACGTCCTGAGTCAGATCATCCCGCGCTCGTCGACGTTGCGCGCCACGCTCGACGTCATCCGCAAGGCCAAGGCCGACGCGCGCGTGCGGACGCTCGTCATCCGGCCGTCCGCGAGCGGCGCGCTGTGGGCGCAGTTGCAGGAAGTGCGCGCGGCGATCGAGGACTTCAAGACCTCGAAGAAGCCGGTGACCGCGTTCCTCGAGTCGGCCGGCGCGGCCGAGTACTACCTCGCGTCCGCCGCCGATCGCATCGTGCTCATGCCGGCCGGCCAGCTCGACGTGACCGGGCTGGCGTCGTACGAGCTCTTCTTCAGACAGGCGCTCGACAAGATCGGCGTCTATCCCGACCTGCTCCACGTCGGCGAGTACAAGACGGCGTCGAACACGTTCACCGAACGCGGGTTCACGCCGGCGCATCGCGAGATGAGCCAGTCGCTCAACCGCGACTGGTACGAGCAGATCGTGCGGGCCGTCGCGCAGGGGCGGACGCTCTCCGAGGCCGAGGCGCGGAGCGCCCTCGAGCGCGGGCCGTACATGGGCGAGGGCGCCGTCAAGGCGCGGCTCGTCGACGAGCTGGGCTACGAGGATCAGCTCGACGACCGCGGGCCGATGCTGGGCACGCAGTCGATCGACGGCGAGCAGTACGGCAAGGGCGCGCCGGCCGGCGAGCGGCGCGAGGTCGGCGGCAGGATCGCGCTCTTGTACGCGATCGGGACGATCGCGAGCGGCAAGAGCTCGTTCGACGCGCCCTCGGGCGCCGTCATCGGCTCCGACACGTTCAATCAGTGGCTGCGCAAGGTGCGCGTCGACCCGGGCATCCGCGCGGTGATCATCCGCATCGACAGCCCCGGCGGATCGGCGATCGCCTCCGAGGTCATCTGGCGCGAGATCATGCTGACCCGCGACGTGAAGCCCGTGATCGTCTCGATGGGCGACGTCGCGGCGTCGGGCGGCTACTACATGGCCGCCGCCGCCGACGCGATCGTTGCCGACCCCGGCACGCTGACCGGATCGATCGGCGTGCTGACCGGGAAGTTCGTGCTGCGCGGCACGCTCGACAAGATCGGGATCGGCGTCGATGCCGTCAGCGACGGGACGTTCGCCCAGATGAACTCGCCGTTCCGGCCGTTCTCACCGGAAGAGCGCCGGCGGGTCGAGGATCAGCTCCAGGCGACCTACGAGCTGTTCCTCAAGCGCGTGGCCGACGGCCGTCGCCAGGCGACGACCAAGATCGATGCGGTGGCTCAGGGACGGGTCTGGACGGGGCGTCAGGCCCGGGAGATCGGCCTGGTGGACGAGCTCGGCGGGCTCGCTGACGCGGTCCGGCTCGCGAAGCAGCGCGCGAAGCTCGACGCGGCGAAGGACGTGGACCTCGTGATCTACCCCCCGCGGCGCACGTTGTACGACCTGATCTCGAATCCGTTCGGCGTCTCCGGCGGCGCGTCGGCGGCCGTGGACGCGCTGTTCCGGCGGCCCGACGTGCGGATGATCCAGTCCGCCACGTCGATGCTCAATCTCTTCCGCCGCGGCGAGCCGCTCGCGATCCTGCCGAACGTCTTCGTGCACTGA
- a CDS encoding SMP-30/gluconolactonase/LRE family protein — protein MTIEPVPIGPFDLAEGPLWDAVRQRLLFVDIMQGHVHALDPGSGRARVYDVGQPVGAVVCSTRGDWLIAAGRGFSRLDPDSGRVTPMADAAPGRDDVRMNDGAVDPWGRFWAGTLSLRHERERGALYRLDADGRVHTILEPVTTSNGIDWSPDLRIMYYVDTRTGRVDQFDVDGNGEPGARRPFAIIAPDDGRPDGLVVDAEGYVWVALWQGGALRRYAPDGALDRIVALPVALVTKCAFAGSDLGDLYVTTARTGLSAGERADQPLAGRLFRCRPGTRGRLPYRFAG, from the coding sequence ATGACGATCGAGCCGGTTCCAATCGGGCCGTTCGACCTCGCTGAAGGCCCGCTGTGGGACGCCGTCCGACAGCGCCTGCTGTTCGTCGACATCATGCAGGGGCACGTGCACGCGCTCGACCCGGGGTCCGGCCGAGCGCGCGTGTACGACGTGGGCCAGCCGGTCGGGGCGGTCGTCTGCTCGACGCGCGGCGACTGGCTGATCGCCGCCGGCCGCGGGTTCTCGCGTCTCGATCCGGACTCCGGCCGCGTGACGCCGATGGCCGATGCGGCGCCCGGCCGCGACGACGTGCGGATGAACGATGGGGCGGTGGACCCGTGGGGACGGTTCTGGGCCGGCACGCTCAGCCTGCGGCATGAGCGCGAACGCGGGGCGCTCTATCGGCTCGATGCCGACGGCCGCGTCCACACGATCCTCGAGCCCGTGACGACCTCGAACGGCATCGACTGGAGCCCGGACCTTCGCATCATGTACTACGTGGACACACGGACCGGGCGAGTCGACCAATTCGACGTCGACGGCAACGGGGAGCCCGGCGCCCGCCGCCCGTTCGCGATCATCGCGCCGGACGACGGCCGGCCCGACGGGCTCGTCGTCGACGCAGAGGGATACGTCTGGGTGGCGCTGTGGCAGGGCGGTGCGCTCAGGCGCTACGCCCCGGATGGTGCGCTCGACCGGATCGTTGCGCTGCCCGTCGCGCTCGTCACGAAATGCGCCTTCGCGGGATCCGATCTCGGGGACCTCTACGTGACGACCGCCCGGACGGGATTGAGCGCGGGCGAACGTGCCGACCAGCCGCTGGCGGGCCGGCTCTTCCGCTGCCGGCCGGGCACTCGCGGACGATTGCCGTATCGTTTCGCCGGCTGA
- a CDS encoding mechanosensitive ion channel family protein gives MVDWPEWLNALLWTAGAVVVGYLVGHLGNALLTGRLARVVRRTHGDWDDALVDEIGRRLPFWCVLIGLYVVLPRWRLPVEREVLAVTILRAIAIASATIAAATVAGRLVWAYGPRVTPNAPVSALTQNVVRTVVIVLGALVIIGSFGINITPYLTALGVSGLAVALALQDPLSNFFAGIAMSVSGQVRIGDYVRLSDGVEGHVLDFNWRTTTIRTLGNPIVIVPNAKLAQSIVTSYSDPEFGMSVDLQVHPASDLAAIERITLDVAREVMREVPGAVRTAEPAVRFHTFGPAGIGFSVGLRAVAFADQFLLKHEFLKRVQARYAAEGVMIPAVGLVAQPLLVAPEREPPAGRQS, from the coding sequence ATGGTTGACTGGCCCGAGTGGCTGAACGCACTGTTGTGGACGGCCGGCGCGGTCGTGGTGGGCTACCTCGTCGGACACCTCGGCAACGCGCTCCTCACCGGCCGCCTCGCGCGCGTCGTGCGGCGCACGCACGGCGACTGGGACGACGCGCTCGTGGACGAGATCGGGCGGCGCCTGCCGTTCTGGTGCGTGCTCATCGGGCTCTACGTCGTGCTGCCTCGATGGCGGCTGCCGGTCGAGCGCGAGGTGCTCGCCGTCACGATCCTGCGCGCGATCGCGATTGCGTCCGCCACCATCGCGGCCGCGACGGTCGCCGGCCGGCTGGTGTGGGCGTACGGCCCGCGGGTGACGCCGAACGCGCCGGTGTCGGCGTTGACGCAGAACGTCGTCCGCACGGTCGTGATCGTGCTGGGCGCGCTCGTCATCATCGGCTCGTTCGGCATCAACATCACACCGTACCTGACCGCGCTCGGCGTTTCCGGTCTCGCCGTGGCGCTGGCGCTCCAGGATCCGCTGTCGAACTTCTTCGCCGGCATCGCGATGAGCGTGTCGGGCCAGGTCCGGATCGGCGACTACGTCAGGCTCTCGGACGGCGTCGAGGGCCACGTCCTGGACTTCAACTGGCGCACGACGACGATCCGCACGCTGGGCAATCCGATCGTGATCGTGCCCAACGCGAAGCTCGCGCAGTCCATCGTGACGAGCTACTCGGATCCGGAGTTCGGGATGTCCGTGGATCTCCAGGTGCATCCCGCCTCGGACCTCGCGGCCATCGAGCGGATCACCCTCGACGTCGCGCGCGAGGTCATGCGTGAGGTGCCGGGCGCCGTGCGGACGGCGGAGCCCGCCGTCCGATTCCACACCTTCGGCCCGGCGGGCATCGGCTTCTCGGTCGGGCTGCGTGCGGTCGCGTTCGCGGACCAGTTCCTCCTCAAGCACGAGTTCCTGAAGCGCGTTCAGGCGCGTTACGCGGCCGAAGGCGTCATGATCCCGGCCGTGGGGCTCGTCGCCCAGCCGTTGCTCGTGGCTCCCGAGCGTGAACCGCCAGCGGGCCGCCAGTCCTGA